GCCGGTGGCCGGGTGCAGCAGTCCGCCTCGTGCACCGAACGACAGCGGCTTGTGCCGCCATGGGGAGTCGATGCCCTCGAGCGAGAACGAGACGGATTCGGTGTCGAGCGCATCCTCTGCGAGCCCGCCCAGTCGCGCCTCGAGCCGGCCGCGCAGCTCGGTGATGGTCAGGGGCGGGTCCCCGGCCAGGCAGGTCTCCTCCAGGAGCACCCGCTCGTCATCGAGCGGGATCGCGTAGAGGAACGACGGCATGCCCGAGTCGTCGAGCGTGCGGCCGTCGGTCTCCTCGATGGGTGTCCAGTCCATCAACACCGCCTCGGCCGCACCGAGGACAGGACGTGCCCGCTCGCGGGTGACCACCACGCCGAAGGCGGTCTGACGCGGTCCCTGACCGGACGTGCCCCGGGCGTCGACAACAGTGGACGCCCGGACGATGCCGGAGTCGGTGATCAGGTGGTCGGCAGCCACCCGGGTCGCCCGCTCGGCGACGATGCGCGCCCCGTCGACGGTCAGGGCGCGTTGCAGGCCCGCGTTGTCGATCACGCTGTAGCCCGGGCGATCCGGGCCGCGTCCGGGGTGCGGATCTCGACCGAATCGACCTGGGCCGACACCGCGTCGGCCGGTAGCCACGGCGGCAACTCGTCGGTCCAACAGGCATAGGTCGGGCGCCAGGGCGCGTTCGGGTGGGGATCGACGAGCGTGACGGTCAGCCCCCGAAGGAGCAGGTGGTGGGCCAGTGCGCGACCCGCAGGTCCCGCACCGACCACGGCCACGTCGGTGACCCCGGTGGTCACATCGAGCCGGTGGAGAGGGTTCCGCCGTCGACGGCCAGGGTCTGTCCCGTGATCCATCCGGCCTCCGCGGAGGCGAGGAACGCGGCGGCCCGCGCGATGTCGTCCGGCTCGCCGAGACGGCCCAGCGGATAGGACTTGACGGCGCGAGCTTCGTTGTCGCCGGCGATCAGGTCCTTGGCGAACTGGGTTTTGACGATGGCCGGGGCGATCGCGTTCACCCGGATGTTCGCCGGCCCGAGTTCCCAGGCCAGTTCGGATGTCAGTCGGATCATCGCAGCCTTCGACGCGCCGTAGGCCGCGATCACGCCGGTGGATCGGATGCCGGCGACCGACGAGATGTTGACGACAGCGCCTCCGCTCTCGCGCATACCGGCGTGGAAGGCCTGCTGGATGAAGCCGAGTGCGGCCACGACATTGGTGTCGAGGAGCTTGCGGAATCCACCCAGGTCGGCGTCCATCAGCGGACCGAACAACGGGTTGATTCCGGTGTTGTTGATGAGGATGTCGATTCCGCCGCCCTGGGCGACCGTCGCGGCGACCGCCTCGGCGCGGTGAGTTTCGTCACCGGTGTTGCCCGGGCAGGCGGTCACCACGGCGCCGGTCACATCGGTGCGGATCTGGTCGGCCGCCTCCGCGAGTGGCTCGGGTTTGCGGCCGGTGATCACCACGGCGGCACCGCGTCGGGCCAGTTCGGTGGCGATCGCCAGGCCGATGCCGCGGCTCGCGCCGGTCACCAGTGCGGACTTGCCGGTCAGGTCTGAGGACAGCTGTGTGGGTGTGGGTTCGGTCACGCCCCACACGGTAGTGGCAGTGCCATCGGTCGGTGGCGTCCTCGGGTGGAAAAACCGGTGGCCGGACGTGGGTAGACTGGTCCGTCGTGATCACCGCGACCGACCTGGAAGTTCGAGCGGGCGCTCGGACCCTGCTGTCGGCGCCCGGTTCAGCCCTGCGTATTCAGCCTGGCGACCGCATCGGCCTGGTTGGCCGTAACGGCGCCGGGAAGACGACCACGCTGCGGATCCTCGCGGGCGAAACGGAGCCCTACGCCGGCACGGTCGTGCGGAGCGGGGAGCTCGGTTACCTGCCTCAGGACCCGAAAGAGGGCGATCTCGACGTCCTGGCGAAGGACCGCGTCCTGTCCGCCCGCGGGCTCGACTCGATTCTCCGTGACATGGAGAAGCAGCAGGCCTTGATGGCCGAGGCCGCCGACGATCGGGTGCGAGACAAGGCGGTCGCCAAGTACGGCAGGCTCGAGGAGCGCTTCTCGTCACTGGGCGGCTACATCGCCGAGTCCGAGGCGGCCCGCATCTGCCACAGCCTCGGTCTGCCGGACCGCGTGCTGGGTCAGGCGCTGCGGACGCTCTCGGGTGGCCAGCGTCGGCGAATCGAGTTGGCGCGCATCCTGTTCGCCGCATCCGACGGTTCCGGTAAGTCCGACACCACTCTGCTGCTCGACGAGCCGACCAACCACCTCGACGCCGACTCCATCACTTGGCTCCGCGGATTCCTGCAGAACCACGAGGGTGGTCTGGTGGTCATCAGCCACGACGTCGAGCTCCTGGCCGACGTCGTGAACCGTGTCTGGTTCCTGGACGCCGTGCGCGGTGAGGCCGACATCTACAACATGGGCTGGAAGCGCTACCTCGACGCGCGCGCAACGGACGAGCAGCGTCGTAAGCGCGAACGCGCCAACGCCGAGAAGAAGGCCGGCGCATTGCGTGCGCAGGCCGCGAAACTCGGCGCGAAGGCCACCAAGGCGACCGCCGCGCAGAACATGCTCAAGCGGGCGGATCGGATGCTCGACGCGCTCGACGAAGAGCGCGTGGCCGACCGCACTGCCCGTATCCGGTTCCCCGAGCCGGCAACGTGCGGCAAGACACCGCTGATGGCCAGTGGTCTCACCAAGAACTACGGATCCCTCGAGATCTTCACCGGTGTCGACCTCGCCATCGACAAAGGCAGTCGTGTTGTGGTGCTCGGGCTCAACGGCGCCGGCAAGACCACGCTGCTCAAGTTGCTTGCCGGTGTCGAGGCAGCGGACACCGGAACGATCGATCCCGGGTACGGCCTGAAGATCGGCTACTTTGCGCAGGAGCACGACACCCTCGATGACATGGCGACCGTGTGGGAGAACATCCGACATGCCGCGCCTGATGCGGGGGAACAGGACCTGCGAGGGCTGTTGGGCGCCTTCATGTTCAGCGGTGCCCAGCTCGATCAGCCGGCGGGGACCCTGTCCGGCGGTGAAAAGACGCGTTTGACCCTGGCCGGCCTTGTGTCGTCGGCGGCCAATGTCCTGCTGCTCGATGAGCCGACCAACAACCTCGACCCCATCTCGCGTGAGCAGGTGCTCGACGCATTACGCAGCTACACCGGCGCGGTGGTGCTGGTGACGCATGACCCGGGTGCCGCCGGAGCCCTGGACCCGCAGCGGGTGATTCTCCTGCCGGACGGCACCGAGGACCACTGGTCCGAGGAGTATCAGGAGCTCATCGAGCTCGCCTAGTGCGCCGACGACTCATCGTGGGTGGGTGATCACGTCCTGTCCGGTGGTCGGGTTGTGCCAGGTGATGGTGCGGTCGGTGTGCATGGTGGGTAGCCAGATTCCGAGGTGTTTGCGGTGGTGATCGGGTGTGCAGATGGGTGCCAGGTTGGCGTCGATGGTCCAGCCGCCGGCGTGGGGGTCGGCGTGGTGGAACTTGACGAGATGATCGAGCTCGCAGTCGTGGGAGGGGCTGCTGCACCACGGGTATCGACAGGTCAGATCCGTGTACAGGATGTGTCGGCGTAGTCGTGGCGATGGGGTGTAGGTCAGTGCTCCCGGTGGTGGATGCTCGTATCCGCCGTGTCCGGTGGGATCGACCGGTGGCGCCGGTGGTGCGGGGTCGTGGTCGCCGACGATGATCAGCCCGGAAGGGCGGCGGCGCTGCGCGTGGGTGGGTGCGGGGATGAGTGTCGACTTGTGCGCCAGGTTTGTGGCGAGGGCAGGGTCGATCGCCCCGTATCCGCGGAGTCGGGGGACCTCGGTGGTGGTGGTGGTGGGGTCGAGGAGCAGGGTCCAGGCGGGTGGGGATGGTGGCGCCGAATCCTTCCTCACTGCAGTGTCTTCGGCGACGCCAGGGTCGTCGGCGGGCGCATCGTTCTCGCCGGACGCAGCATCCTCGCCGGACCCAGCATCTGCCCTGGGCGCAGCATGGTCGCTGGGCGCAGCATCTGCGCTCAGTGCGGCATCGTCGGCGGGACCATCGGTGTCGCCAACGTCGCCGGCGCCCGCCTCCGACGGAGTCTCCTCGGCACCATACCCATTCGCGTCCGGCGACTCTGTCGGCTCGACGAGACCCTCGGGAGCGGGCGGACGGTTCGGACCGCTCGGGCCGCTCGGGCCTGTCGTGTCCGTCGGGCCGTTCGGGTAGCTCGGACCGCTGGGATCGTTCGGACCGTTCGGGCCGTTGGGGTCGTTGGGGTTGGGTGTGTCGGGGGTGGGGTTGTGGGGGCAGTCGCTGCGGCCGCAGCCGCAGGTCAGTGTTTTGCCGGGTACGCCGGTGATCTCGGCCAACGCCATCACCCGTTGTTGCCCGATGCGGCGCGGGTCGCGGCGACACAGTCGTGCGGCGATCAACGCGGCGATGCGGTGGGCGAGGTAGACGCCGTCTTCGGCGGGCACACACCCATCGATATTCATGTGTCCCGACGAGTCGGCGGTGACGGTCAGGTTTTGCCACGCCTGCCCGAACTCCTCACGCGTTTGTGCGGCGCCCTCGGGATCGAGACTGATCACCGCCTCGGCCAACTGATCACGCAACACTGGATCGGTCGTCGGACGCGACCCCAACTCCAACGCCAGATCCTCAAACGTCCACTCCGACGACGCATCATCGGCGGCGGGGTCGTGCCCGTCTGAATCAGCGGCATCAGCCGGATCGACCGGATCGGCTGGATCGACCGGATCGGCTGGATCGACCGGATCGACAGGATCGACAGGATCGGTGGGATCGGTGGAATCAGCAGGATCGGCGGGATCGGTGGGTTGGTCGCCGGTGCTCGGCTCGGTGGGATCGGTGTTGGGGGTGTCGCCTGTGCTCGGGTCGGTGATGATGCCTTCGGGTGCGGCTTGGGCGGCGTAGACCATGGTTGCCATTCGGGGGGTGCTGAACTCGCCGGCCAGATATCGCATCCGGATCTTGGGGAGTCGTTGCAGCGCTTCACCCAGGTTGAACCAGGAGCCGGCTTTGGTGCGTGATAAGCCCAACGCCAGCGAGACCTCCCCGACGGCGGCTTTGTCGGCGGTGTTGCGGGCCCGCATCTGCCCGGTGGCGTTCAGCGATACCAGCATGTCGTCATAGACCGACTGTCCCAACCGGTACGCCGCGAGCAGGGCACGGGCTTCGTGTTGGCGGCTGACTGAAGTACCCCAGGTTTAGTTCCGTCATCTGTAGGAGGATGGAGCCATGCCACGTCAGTATCCGCCGGAGTTCCGGCAGAAGTCTGTGCGCATGTTGGAGACGGCGTTGGAGGCCGACGCCGAGCTCTCGGAATTCGAGGCAATCCGTCAAGTTGCGGCCAAGCAGCAGGTGGCCGAGGAAACGCTGCGCCGGTGGCGCCGTAAAGCCCAGATCGACGCCGGGCAGCGGGCCGGCACCAGCAGCGAGGAGCACGCCGAGATCCGGCGGCTGAAGAAGGAAGTCGCCGAACTGCGGCGGACCAACGAGTTACTCAAGTCGGCGAGCGCGTTTTTCGCCTCGGAGCTCGACCGGACCACGACGAGATGATCGCGTTCATCGACAAGTTTCGCGATCAGTTCGGGGTCGAGTTCATCTGCCGCACCCTGCGCGCGGCAGGCGTGGTGTTCCTCACCTCGCGAGGATATCGGGCAGCGAAATCCCGCGCCGCGTCGGCACGTTCGATTCGCGATACCGAACTCGTGGCGGTGGTCAAGCAGGTCCACAGCGACAACTATGCGGTGTACGGGGTCAAGAAGGTGCACGCCGAACTGCGCCGCAAGGGTCATGTGGTCGGCCGTGAGCAGACCCGCCGACTGATGCGGTGCGCCGGGGTGCGCGGGGTGCAGCGTTCGAAGAAAGTGTTCACCACCCGCGCGGACCCAGCCGCTGCGGTTCCGGAGGATCGGGTCAAGCGCACTTTTGTTGCCACACAACCGAATCAGCTGTGGGTCGTGGACATCACCTATGTGCGGACCTGGCAGGGATTCGCCTATGTCGCGTTCGTCACCGACGTCTGTACCCGCAAGATCATGGGCTGGCACGTCGCCTCGTCGATGCGGACTGAGGACCTTCCCCTTCCGGCGTTCGATCACGCTGTGTGGCAGGCGAATACCAATCTATCCGGGTTGACCCATCATTCCGACCACGGGTCGCAATACCTATCGCTGGCCTATACCGACCGACTGATCGAGTTGGGAATCACACCGTCAGTAGGGACCGTCGGGGACTCCTACGACAACGCGCTGGCCGAAAGCGTGAACTCGGCCTACAAGACCGAGCTGATCCGCCAGCGTGGTCCCTGGCGCACCGTGGAGCAGGTCGAGTTGGCCACTCTCGAATACGTGTGGTGGTACAACAACCAACGCCTGCACGAAGCCCTCGGCTACGTTCCCCCAGCCGAGTACGAGGCCACCTTGACCGGGGCCTCACACCCCAGCGAGCCAGCCGACCCGGCCCTCGCAACCACATAGGAACTAAACCTGGGGTACTTCAGACCCGTAGATGCTCACCCGCGGCCACCGCAGCATCAGCTGCCGACGCGCAGGTGATCGCCGCATCCGCGGCGACAGGATCCGAACAAGAGAACACCAGCACAGGCCTTCACACTCGCGACCGACAGGGACACCCTCATCAACTGCCCGTCATCACACAGCGCACGCCCACACCACAACCAACTCACCAAACAGCATATTCAGCGGGTCCGACAGACATCGAAACCCAAACCCCCGGCCCCGGGGGTCGGTCCGCGGTGTCGACGCATTCCGCGTGAACCGAAGACAGTCTCTCACCGGCCACCGACAGAAACGGGGACCCCGGTGAGTGTGGTCTCGATACGCCCACTCGGCTAGCGCCTCGCGACCTACTCGACCAGCGGGGGAGGCGCCTCGCGACCTACTCGACCAGCGGGGGGCGGCGCCTCGCGCGCTGCTCGACCACCGGTGGGCGGGCGCCTCGCGAGCCCTTCGAGTCACTCGCGCCGACGGCGCCCGGGCCTCAGGCGATCTCCGCGGTCACCCGCAGTGCCGCGACGATGTAATCGGTTGTGGCACTGTCGGCGACGGTAAGCCGGAAACCGTGCTCGCCGCATTCCTTACCCAGCACTCCCACACAGCGCAGGAGCCGACCCAGCGCGATGCCGTCGGCTCCCGGCAGGAATACGAAATTGGCGTGGCTCGGTAGGACCGGACAGCCGATCGCGGCGAGCATCGTCGTCAGCCGTGCACGC
This sequence is a window from Gordonia insulae. Protein-coding genes within it:
- a CDS encoding lycopene cyclase family protein, which produces MIDNAGLQRALTVDGARIVAERATRVAADHLITDSGIVRASTVVDARGTSGQGPRQTAFGVVVTRERARPVLGAAEAVLMDWTPIEETDGRTLDDSGMPSFLYAIPLDDERVLLEETCLAGDPPLTITELRGRLEARLGGLAEDALDTESVSFSLEGIDSPWRHKPLSFGARGGLLHPATGYSIGMSLAAARVVADAIADGRAPADDLWPAGARAVHRLRTAGLHALLALDADQTRGFFATFARLPVARQRAYLSGRTDLPGSVAAMLTLFARADHRTRRTLARAVLTGR
- a CDS encoding FAD-dependent oxidoreductase, whose product is MTTGVTDVAVVGAGPAGRALAHHLLLRGLTVTLVDPHPNAPWRPTYACWTDELPPWLPADAVSAQVDSVEIRTPDAARIARATA
- a CDS encoding SDR family oxidoreductase translates to MWGVTEPTPTQLSSDLTGKSALVTGASRGIGLAIATELARRGAAVVITGRKPEPLAEAADQIRTDVTGAVVTACPGNTGDETHRAEAVAATVAQGGGIDILINNTGINPLFGPLMDADLGGFRKLLDTNVVAALGFIQQAFHAGMRESGGAVVNISSVAGIRSTGVIAAYGASKAAMIRLTSELAWELGPANIRVNAIAPAIVKTQFAKDLIAGDNEARAVKSYPLGRLGEPDDIARAAAFLASAEAGWITGQTLAVDGGTLSTGSM
- a CDS encoding ABC-F family ATP-binding cassette domain-containing protein encodes the protein MITATDLEVRAGARTLLSAPGSALRIQPGDRIGLVGRNGAGKTTTLRILAGETEPYAGTVVRSGELGYLPQDPKEGDLDVLAKDRVLSARGLDSILRDMEKQQALMAEAADDRVRDKAVAKYGRLEERFSSLGGYIAESEAARICHSLGLPDRVLGQALRTLSGGQRRRIELARILFAASDGSGKSDTTLLLDEPTNHLDADSITWLRGFLQNHEGGLVVISHDVELLADVVNRVWFLDAVRGEADIYNMGWKRYLDARATDEQRRKRERANAEKKAGALRAQAAKLGAKATKATAAQNMLKRADRMLDALDEERVADRTARIRFPEPATCGKTPLMASGLTKNYGSLEIFTGVDLAIDKGSRVVVLGLNGAGKTTLLKLLAGVEAADTGTIDPGYGLKIGYFAQEHDTLDDMATVWENIRHAAPDAGEQDLRGLLGAFMFSGAQLDQPAGTLSGGEKTRLTLAGLVSSAANVLLLDEPTNNLDPISREQVLDALRSYTGAVVLVTHDPGAAGALDPQRVILLPDGTEDHWSEEYQELIELA
- a CDS encoding HNH endonuclease signature motif containing protein, with protein sequence MLVSLNATGQMRARNTADKAAVGEVSLALGLSRTKAGSWFNLGEALQRLPKIRMRYLAGEFSTPRMATMVYAAQAAPEGIITDPSTGDTPNTDPTEPSTGDQPTDPADPADSTDPTDPVDPVDPVDPADPVDPADPVDPADAADSDGHDPAADDASSEWTFEDLALELGSRPTTDPVLRDQLAEAVISLDPEGAAQTREEFGQAWQNLTVTADSSGHMNIDGCVPAEDGVYLAHRIAALIAARLCRRDPRRIGQQRVMALAEITGVPGKTLTCGCGRSDCPHNPTPDTPNPNDPNGPNGPNDPSGPSYPNGPTDTTGPSGPSGPNRPPAPEGLVEPTESPDANGYGAEETPSEAGAGDVGDTDGPADDAALSADAAPSDHAAPRADAGSGEDAASGENDAPADDPGVAEDTAVRKDSAPPSPPAWTLLLDPTTTTTEVPRLRGYGAIDPALATNLAHKSTLIPAPTHAQRRRPSGLIIVGDHDPAPPAPPVDPTGHGGYEHPPPGALTYTPSPRLRRHILYTDLTCRYPWCSSPSHDCELDHLVKFHHADPHAGGWTIDANLAPICTPDHHRKHLGIWLPTMHTDRTITWHNPTTGQDVITHPR
- a CDS encoding IS3 family transposase (programmed frameshift), which produces MPRQYPPEFRQKSVRMLETALEADAELSEFEAIRQVAAKQQVAEETLRRWRRKAQIDAGQRAGTSSEEHAEIRRLKKEVAELRRTNELLKSASAFFRLGARPDHDEMIAFIDKFRDQFGVEFICRTLRAAGVVFLTSRGYRAAKSRAASARSIRDTELVAVVKQVHSDNYAVYGVKKVHAELRRKGHVVGREQTRRLMRCAGVRGVQRSKKVFTTRADPAAAVPEDRVKRTFVATQPNQLWVVDITYVRTWQGFAYVAFVTDVCTRKIMGWHVASSMRTEDLPLPAFDHAVWQANTNLSGLTHHSDHGSQYLSLAYTDRLIELGITPSVGTVGDSYDNALAESVNSAYKTELIRQRGPWRTVEQVELATLEYVWWYNNQRLHEALGYVPPAEYEATLTGASHPSEPADPALATT